From one Salinibacterium hongtaonis genomic stretch:
- a CDS encoding NAD-dependent protein deacetylase, producing the protein MPENVAVTTASGAPTREAMDAFVTIVRGGTLAVLTGAGMSTDSGIPDYRGEGAPARTPMTYSQFLESAEYRKRYWAGSHLGWRAFSAARPNGGHRALATLEEHGITNGVVTQNVDGLHVAAGSTKVVDLHGSMDRVRCLDCGQYFARSAVAESLEAANPWLTSVDAGALGPDGDATPQALHDFVVPTCTVCGGILKPDVVFFGEFVPVERFAEARALVRSADALLIAGSSLVVNSGIRLLEVALRGKSPVVIVNRGVTKGDTRATLKIDAGTTDTLEELTRRLVS; encoded by the coding sequence ATGCCGGAGAACGTCGCGGTGACCACCGCATCCGGTGCTCCTACACGAGAAGCCATGGATGCTTTCGTCACGATCGTGCGCGGCGGCACGCTGGCTGTCCTCACGGGCGCTGGCATGAGCACCGACTCCGGTATTCCTGACTACCGCGGCGAGGGCGCGCCAGCGCGCACCCCCATGACGTACTCGCAGTTTCTCGAAAGCGCGGAGTATCGCAAGCGGTACTGGGCGGGTAGCCATCTAGGGTGGCGGGCGTTTTCGGCGGCCCGACCCAACGGCGGGCACCGTGCCTTGGCAACGCTTGAAGAGCACGGAATCACCAACGGGGTCGTTACGCAGAACGTGGACGGGCTTCACGTTGCCGCCGGATCCACCAAAGTTGTCGACCTGCATGGATCGATGGATCGCGTTCGGTGCCTCGACTGTGGGCAGTACTTTGCGCGGTCTGCAGTCGCAGAATCTCTGGAGGCTGCGAACCCCTGGCTCACGTCTGTGGACGCTGGCGCCCTGGGCCCCGACGGCGATGCAACGCCCCAGGCACTTCACGACTTCGTCGTTCCCACCTGCACTGTCTGCGGTGGCATACTCAAGCCGGATGTGGTGTTCTTTGGCGAGTTTGTTCCCGTCGAGCGATTCGCCGAGGCCAGAGCGCTGGTCCGCTCCGCTGATGCGCTGCTCATCGCCGGCTCGTCTCTCGTCGTCAATTCCGGCATCAGGCTGCTGGAGGTCGCTCTCCGAGGCAAATCACCGGTTGTCATCGTCAATCGCGGGGTTACTAAAGGCGATACGAGGGCAACCCTCAAAATCGATGCGGGCACGACCGACACCCTCGAAGAGCTCACCAGGCGGCTGGTGTCATGA
- a CDS encoding histidine phosphatase family protein, producing the protein MTSLYLIRHGETDWNKTRRIQGRSDIPLNETGRRQALRAAAQLAGHHWDHIVASPLSRARETAQIIAHELGLAEPIVIPELVERNYGQAEGLTRTELDARFPEESAVPGRESRFEVAGRAIPALISLGEEFTNGSVLAVTHGGLIRSVLMALQPEDGLHHTEPITNGSVHTLRYDNAGLTLVGFDDVSFAGRKKSDIRRQNAVERREATT; encoded by the coding sequence ATGACCTCCCTCTACCTGATTCGGCATGGCGAAACCGATTGGAATAAGACCCGTCGCATCCAGGGTCGTTCCGACATTCCTCTCAACGAAACAGGGCGTCGTCAAGCGCTCCGTGCCGCTGCGCAGCTTGCGGGGCACCACTGGGATCACATCGTCGCAAGCCCCCTGAGTCGAGCGCGAGAGACGGCCCAGATCATCGCTCACGAACTCGGCCTGGCCGAGCCGATCGTGATTCCCGAGCTTGTCGAGCGTAACTACGGGCAAGCCGAGGGACTGACCCGCACGGAGCTCGACGCTCGGTTTCCCGAAGAATCTGCTGTTCCCGGCAGAGAGTCTCGGTTCGAGGTCGCCGGCCGTGCGATCCCCGCGCTGATTTCTCTGGGCGAGGAGTTCACGAACGGCAGCGTTCTCGCCGTGACCCATGGCGGGCTCATTCGCTCAGTTCTCATGGCACTGCAGCCCGAGGACGGCCTGCATCACACCGAGCCGATAACCAACGGCTCCGTTCACACGTTGCGCTACGACAACGCCGGATTGACCCTGGTCGGCTTCGACGACGTGTCGTTCGCTGGTCGCAAGAAGTCAGATATTAGGCGCCAGAATGCGGTAGAGCGTCGCGAGGCGACGACGTAG
- a CDS encoding glycosyltransferase family 4 protein: protein MKLVFDCRYTRFERHDGISRYTAELVTELAKLADVTMLISDRRQLAMLPDLPWIMGVTPTSLREPWVSLTVNKVRPDVVFSPMQTMGSVGRKYPLILTLHDLIYYRSPTPPRDFSWAVRAGWRVYHLSYLPIRMLLRRADAVVTGSFTTRDEIHEAKLTDRDLTVVRSAVRPPAEPPRRKQPTGRELVYMGSFMPYKNVETIARALHELPGYTLHLLSRGSDNDRARLTNIAPADSLVFHGGVSDAEYSAALSSATALVSASRDEGFGIPLVEAQAAGTPIVVSDIPVFHEVGGDAALFFDPDDPSALAAAILTLEEPGEWSKRSELGVAHAADFSWQESARRLYELARRLTGDTAPVGDAPVTGAPTAENPTGRSTSSPRDALPHSGA from the coding sequence GTGAAGCTTGTCTTCGATTGCCGTTATACGCGGTTCGAGCGTCATGACGGAATTAGCCGTTACACGGCAGAACTCGTAACCGAGCTTGCCAAGCTCGCAGATGTGACGATGCTCATCAGCGACCGGCGCCAACTCGCGATGCTGCCAGATCTGCCCTGGATCATGGGGGTCACGCCAACGAGCCTTCGCGAGCCGTGGGTCTCTCTTACGGTCAACAAGGTCAGGCCAGACGTTGTCTTCAGCCCTATGCAGACCATGGGCTCGGTCGGCCGCAAGTATCCCCTCATCCTGACCTTGCACGACCTGATCTACTACCGCAGCCCCACACCGCCCCGCGACTTCTCCTGGGCGGTGCGTGCCGGATGGCGGGTCTACCACCTGAGTTATCTGCCCATCCGGATGCTGCTTCGCCGGGCGGATGCAGTGGTCACCGGTTCCTTCACCACCCGTGACGAAATCCATGAGGCAAAACTCACCGACCGGGATCTCACGGTTGTGCGCAGCGCCGTTCGCCCGCCAGCGGAGCCGCCCCGCCGTAAGCAGCCCACCGGTCGGGAACTCGTCTACATGGGCTCATTCATGCCGTATAAGAACGTGGAGACGATAGCGCGCGCCCTGCACGAACTTCCCGGATACACGCTGCACCTATTGAGCAGGGGAAGCGACAATGATCGCGCGCGGCTCACGAACATCGCCCCAGCCGATTCCCTCGTTTTTCACGGCGGCGTGAGCGACGCTGAGTACAGCGCAGCGCTGAGCTCGGCGACTGCCCTCGTTTCCGCCTCGCGCGATGAGGGGTTCGGAATCCCTCTCGTCGAGGCTCAGGCGGCCGGAACTCCCATCGTTGTCAGCGATATCCCGGTGTTTCACGAGGTAGGCGGAGACGCTGCCCTGTTTTTCGATCCAGATGACCCATCGGCGTTGGCCGCCGCAATTCTGACGCTCGAAGAGCCGGGGGAGTGGAGCAAGCGATCCGAACTCGGAGTCGCCCACGCGGCAGACTTCAGCTGGCAGGAATCGGCGCGGCGACTCTATGAACTCGCTCGCCGCCTCACGGGAGATACTGCTCCGGTAGGGGATGCTCCAGTAACGGGTGCCCCGACCGCAGAGAATCCCACCGGCAGGTCTACGTCGTCGCCTCGCGACGCTCTACCGCATTCTGGCGCCTAA
- a CDS encoding alpha/beta fold hydrolase, translating to MNTASPYADQLARTPQSDAEISVLGRRTRYWTYGPDDAAVTVVLVHGYRGEHHGLEPIVAQLPDARFIAPDLPGFGESDELDGPHDIDGYVRWLREFVTVLGVEGTAVILGHSFGSIITAAAVARGLKTPRLILVNPIAIPGLKGPRPFATALTVGFYRSARFLPERAARAFLGSWLIVRGMSIALVKTRDKALRAWVHSQHHSYFSRFASKRSILEGFEASVTRSVGEFANGISVPTLLIAADRDDITPLSANRALSAAIPTASLVVLENVGHLIHYEQPAEAARAIADFLGDS from the coding sequence ATGAATACCGCCTCTCCCTATGCCGACCAGCTCGCGCGCACCCCGCAGAGCGATGCTGAGATCAGCGTGCTCGGTCGACGAACCCGCTACTGGACCTATGGGCCGGATGACGCTGCCGTCACGGTCGTGCTCGTCCACGGCTACCGTGGCGAGCACCACGGGCTCGAACCGATCGTGGCCCAGTTGCCCGACGCGCGATTCATCGCCCCCGACCTGCCCGGCTTTGGGGAGTCCGACGAGCTCGACGGGCCTCATGACATCGACGGCTACGTCCGCTGGTTGCGGGAGTTCGTTACCGTGCTTGGGGTTGAGGGAACGGCAGTCATCCTCGGACACTCCTTCGGATCGATTATCACGGCCGCGGCCGTGGCGAGGGGCCTCAAGACCCCCCGGCTGATTCTCGTTAACCCCATCGCAATTCCTGGGCTCAAAGGCCCTCGGCCGTTTGCGACTGCCCTCACCGTGGGGTTCTACCGCTCGGCACGCTTCTTGCCAGAACGCGCGGCCAGAGCCTTTCTCGGCTCTTGGCTGATCGTGCGGGGGATGAGCATCGCCCTCGTCAAGACCAGGGACAAGGCGCTGCGCGCGTGGGTCCACAGCCAGCACCACAGCTATTTCAGCAGGTTTGCCTCCAAGCGCAGCATCCTCGAGGGCTTTGAGGCGTCGGTCACGCGCAGCGTTGGTGAATTCGCCAACGGCATCTCCGTGCCCACTCTGCTTATAGCGGCCGACAGGGACGACATCACTCCGCTTTCGGCGAACCGCGCCCTTTCTGCGGCAATACCCACCGCCTCGCTCGTGGTCCTGGAGAACGTCGGCCACCTTATCCACTATGAGCAGCCCGCCGAGGCGGCCCGTGCGATCGCCGACTTTCTCGGCGATTCCTAG